In Leishmania donovani BPK282A1 complete genome, chromosome 28, the genomic stretch CTTGATCGCTTCGCGGGCCGGAGTGGTGCCGATCACAGCGTTGTCAATGTCGGGTACCTGTGTAGAGCTATGGTTGCCCCAGATGATCACGTTGCGCACCTGCGACACCGGCACACCGGCCTTGCGAGCCAGAAGAGACAAGGCACGGTTGTGGTCGAGGCGGGTCATGGCGGTCACATGACGGGGATTCAACTTCCCCTGAGCTGACTTGAGGAGGATGAGAGCGTTGGTGTTGGCCGGATTGCCGACAACCACCACGCGGCAGTCTGgcgctgccacggcagcgatAGCCTCACCCTGCTCCTTGAAGATGCGCGCGTTCATCTCGAGGAGGTCCTTGCGTTCCATCCCTGCCTTGCGCGGGAAGGCGCCGCACATGATGGCAATGGCGACCCCGTCGAAGGCAGCACGCGGGTCTGCCGTAATGACAACCTTCTCAAGGAGAGGAAAAGCGCAATCTTCGAGCTCTGCTTCGACGCCGGCAAGCGCCTTTAGGGCGGGCTCGATATCCAGCAGGCGGAGCTCCACATGCGTGGTGGGCCCGAGGAGGACACCGCGCGCGATCAGCGGTACCAATGCATAGCCGATCTGGCCCGCTGCACCCGTCACGGCCACCTTCACAGCGGACATTTCGCAGTGTGAGAGGtgcagcaaaaaaaagaagagaagtAATAGGGGTGGAGGAaggtgacacacacacacacacgtaatGCTCCGTTGTTGTCGTCTTCACTCGTCCTCGAAGTTTGTGGTCTTCTGTCGAGTTGAGGGCTCGttggaggagagggtggcgaGAGGGGTGGGAAGGTGGTTGATGGACACGCCACTCGGAGAGGctggggagagggaggctaGAGGGGGCTCCCTGCTGTGTGTATCGTGGCTGCAGGGCACCAGAAGTAATCCTTTGCCGTTGCACAGAGGCGGTCGAGTACCCCCTCCCAtctcctcacacacacacacacacacacacacacacacacttcactcgatggaggaggtggggcggGGCCAACAGGCGAAGGACTCGCGGAAAAGTGTCGTTGAGGCGCAGTAAAGAGTCACTTTCCGCTACATTTTTGGCAGCCCTCCTAAGGCCTTGTGCACAGACAGCAGCCATAGaagcggtggtgcagcaaaGGAAAGGGGCAAGGGAGTGgacgcgtcgctgctgtgcctcgGAGAGGCCTCTGATATGCCTCTGGGTGAGCACCAAAAGAAGCGGCATGCGCAAGGTCAAGCAGGGCAAGGCGCCATagcagagagacagagggcaGGAGATGAGATCCAACACGCCAAagtctgtctgtctgtcggCCTGAGTGTCTGCGCCTTTCTCTAATCGACACTtaaacgcgcgcgcgcacacacagaggcaggCATCGCTTTTCACAGTGATTCACAGGCTCAAGCCTCAACGGCGAGAAAAGTGACAACGCCGCCCGTCTGCCTGTCCGTGCGTCACCCCACAGAAAACCCACCGAAGCggacgccgcgcagcacatcgTTGAGATCGTGGCCGCCACGGGGCAACAACTCTCTCGAAATGCGCTCCACCTTGGCGCTGTCGGCAGAGAAAACAAACACGCTTCGTATGTCGAAGAAGGCGTGCGAGCATTCAGCGTCGGCGTAGTAGGTCACCTGGGTGCCGATCTCGAGGTCTGCGGTGCACTGCTCCACCCAGCTCTTCACCTGCGACACACCTCCAACTAGGGTGGGCGACGAAGAGGTTGCGGGGGGACTTTGCGCGGACGAGGTGAGGTCGACGCGAAGAAGCAGCACCGACTCCTGAAATTCACTGAGCTCGTTGATGATGTCTTCCACACCGCGCAGCTTCCGTGCCGGTCGACGCGGACCATCTCCGGCGACGTGGAGCAACATGATGCAGTGAGTGTCGAGGGCCCCATACAGCAGGTCTACGTCGGTGGACACGGACAGCGACTCTGCGAGCCGGCGTGCAGCATCAGTGTCTACGGTATCAAGGAGCGCACGGCGCAGTGCCGCGCTCACCTTCGCCGCGGCCCGCGTGTGATTGTCCTTCCAGCTACGCTGCTCGGTCTCCTTGCCTGACTCTCCCGCGTTCAAGCGAATGGCTTGCAGTGCATGGAGGGACATGAGTTctttgagcagcagcgtctgccgGTCCCGGCGAGGCACCTGTGGTGCTGCCTCGAGCCACTCCAACAGTACTTGGTCAACCGTCTGGGCCATGGCCGGATGCCTAGACGGGACTtgtcgtgcacgtgcgtgtgtgtgcagatTGCGGCTGCTGAAGGGGTCTGTGCACGCAATCCCTTTACGATATATTCCTCTATGCTGTATTTGTTTTCCGTCTCGCTGATGCGGCTGCAATGACAGCGCGGGGCAGCCGTCCACTCCTTCGCCGCTCGCCACTGCCAGGTTGAGCACGACACGTGTGGATGGGAGAAAGGCGGCGTAGGGCGAAGAGAAACCGCGCAGAGGTAAGCAGCGACTGCGTCGTGTGAGGAGTCcaggaggagggcggtgagcagcgagggaaggggggggggcggcggtcGTCACCAAGGATGGGAGATGAAGAAGGTGGACTCCGCAGGTGGGTGTGTGTCGGCGCAGCATCCCTACCTGTGCCTGCATCTGGCGGTTGAGACGCCGCAAAAGAGCGACCCGCATTACAGCGCCCGCACCCAGCGAGTGAGGCTCGGATGCGGCAGTCGCGCTCgtgctgcggatgcggctgCGATACTCCGTTGCTGCCCTCTCATTGCGGGGAGCCGCTTCGCACAGGTGTGCACCTCGTTGATCATCTTGAAGGAAGCACGCAGATAGGCAAAGAAGTTTACATCCACGCCAAGAGGGACAGAAaaaggtgcagcagcactgcgcgCTGTCTCGCATACATCACTGACGCTATTCTAACAGAAAAgggcgagcacacacacacacacacacacacttgtATCAacacagagacgcacgcacgccgcagcaccggcagcgcagaGGAACATCAGCGCTGACAGCGACGGTGGCACAGCACGTGCGAACGTCTCCGTCTACAAATCAGAGGCggcgcccacccacccacccaccccctcttcctctacacacaaaaaaaataGGAATACGCGCGCATGGAAACGCAGCCGACAGGcgtagagggagggaaaagtgcgcagcagcacagactTGTCTCATTTACATCCGAGAGGTGCGCAAATCACAAGGACGAGCACAACAAGCTCGCTACACGAAATAGAAACAGCCCCACCCAGCGCCCCTGAGGGGAGGGACGATGTTGGTGGTCGTCACCGTTATCTTGTCGTgggcgtgtgtatgcgcgtgcgttcctgtgcgcatgtgtgcccAGACCGCCccaccacgcacacaggaACACACATAGCCAAAGGGCTCGCTAACCCTGAAAGTAGAGACGGACAAGAAAGGAACACAGCAACGGCACAAGCCAGAGAAGCAACGTAAATGCGGTctcgcacatacacgcagagagaaagagagaggaagagacggGGGCGTGACAGGCGCAGCCTTCCCCATCTCCGGTGTGCTTCGATTGTtcttcctccgccttctATTGATtcaacgcgcacacgcaggcggaGCCCTTAAGCAGCCAGTAGTCGGAGCCATCCACCGACGGCACCTCGATGGAGAGGACGTAGTTGGAGCTGGCGCCCAAAGACGAGATGACACCAGCGCGTATCGTCGTGCGGTACAGGGGGACGGCGTGAAAGTCGGCTGGCTTCGCGTGCGATGGCTCCGGCAGGAAATGAACaggcggcagcacagcgtAGGGCTCTCCCGGCAAGGAATCGGCCATTACTCGTCGTTCGAAGTCCCAGCGCCACGCGTCCGTCTGGATGCCATACACGAAGCACCCACGCACCGGCCCCGACGTGATCGCCTCCGGCTCCACGCCCAGAACTTCGTAGCGGAAGCCGAGCTTGTCCACCGACACCCCCTCGGCGCGCGCGAAAGCTTGGTACACGCCTGTCATGAAGGCGCTCGGGTTGAAGAAGCCGCCGATCCAGAATGCCGCCGGCTCCCCCTTCTGCAACCACGACCGGATGAACTGCACGCGGGCGAGCAGGTCGCGGTACCACGCCCCGAGCGGCTTTAGCGAGGCGTAAGACACCGTCGTCCACAGCTGCGGAACCTGATCAGCAAGGAAGGAGCTGTACATGGCGTCGAGGTCGGAAGAGAGGACAGTCAGCCCTtgcagcgccttctgcatGTCAGAAAGCGTCTGGCGTATTTTGTCAAGCAGCTTGTTGTATTTCACCAGCTCGTGCGCCAACACCGTCGACATGGAGTTCGGCAGCCCGTTCGCGAGCGTCGTGAAGGTGCGGGGTCCTGCTTCCTCCCGCGTCAGCAGGGCTGGTAGCGTCGCCTCAAACTCCTGGCATTtgcggcgcacctcttcctccggCGTCGCGCCGGAGCCGCCAGCGGACCCGACTAGGCGGGGCTGGATGGACACGATCTTCGTCAGTAGGTACTCGCTCGTCTGCAACTGGTAGCGCAGGTTGGCGTTCTCGTGCATGCCAAAGATGGCAGGGTCATCGACGAGGGACATGGCTTGGAtgtgctcctgcgcctcgGCCAGCGTGCCGCTCGCGGGGACGATGTACTGCCCCTCCTCGCAGAAGCGGTGACCCTCCTCGAGGATGCGGGGGCAGAGGTAGTTGCGCAGAATGGTGAGCAGCGTGCCACGGTCCTGCGGGTCGGTGACACGACCGCCGTAGTTAATCTGCCCAATAATGTACTCGAGCGACTCCCACGGAAttgcctcctgctcctcaaAGAACAGTCGCAGCCACTGCTTCGACACGTGGAAGTCCGTGTCATTCCACTCGTACTTGACGTTCCACCCGAGCGGGCCAAACTTGCGCCGCTCGAGAACGACGGAGTGGAAGAAGCATAAGCCGTACAGCAGCTTCTTGAAGGCGCGCCCCTTCAACTCCTTACCGCCGATGGCCTCGTCGCCAAAGTTCTCGTACTCCTGTGGCGTCAGCTCGCCAAAGCAGCGCAGCATATTCGCCCGCAGCCCCGTCGGCGGCTCGTTCGTCAATTTCACGCTCGACTGCAGCACAAACACAGGGAAGAAGTCGGTGGGCATCGACGTGAGCCAGAGGCGGAAGTCTTTGTGGATCTCGGACGCCCCGGCAGCGTCGGGCTGCAGACTTGCGACGGCCGCCGACAGCTCCGGCATGAACGTTTTCGAGAGGTGGCagttctgcagcagcgcccacGCACCGGACTTGCGGCACGTGGCGATGAGTCGCTTCGCATTCTCGCTCTGGCCTTGGCCCAGGCTTACGCACTGCAGTTCCCGCTCCTCGGCCTTGGCGAGggaccgcagcgcctccatcgGGTCCGCGCCCTGAGAAAGGATGAAGACAatcggtgtgtgcgcggtgcTGTCCTTGAGGGTTCGGGTGAGGTCCATGGGCGGCATCTCGATGAACTCTGCCCCCATCGTCTGGTGCACGTAGTCGGAAAGCGCGAAAGAAAGCTTCTCCTCACGGAAGCACCGGATCAGTAGCACACGCTGAAAGAGGTGTAGACGCGACTGCCAGTCGCCGGGTAGTATGGCGGAGTGGGGCACGTCGGACTGTGCGTACTCCCGCCACGCCTCCGGCTCCGACTCCATGCTGGCGACAAGATCGTGAAAGGTGGACACGGTGCGGCTGAGCGCCTCGGCCAGCTCCCACTGTACACGGCTCATCCATGAAGCGAGGGCTGGCGACTGCTCCGGCAGCTCCGAGGCAACAAAGGCAGTGGCACGCACAAAGTACTGCCACTCCTCGTCTGCGATCACGCCGTCGTGCCGGGCGATCGCCGTCGCTATGAGCAGCGACAGGATGGTCTTGTCCTTGTTGAAGAGACCGCGGCAGATCTGCGTGTACGTGGCCCTCGTGAGGTTGCTGATCGCAGCACGAAGGTGGTCTTCCAGCATGGCTGGGTCCGCCTCCGTGTACCCGGGAGGCTTTGTGGTGCCCTCCACCtcgtgctgcaccagctTCACAAAATACTGAAGCGAGTACTGGTACATCGGATCCATGCGGCCTACGTCGGCTAGCACAAAgaacagcaacgccgcccgCACGGCAACGCTGCGGTAGCGCTCGCGGGCTGTCGAGATGATCAACATCTTCTCGCTCGCCTCAGCTTGGCTGCGGCTGATCACCTCCGCGCTGGACTGCGCGGACTGCAGCTCGCGGATAAGATCTTCGTCGTCGAGGATGTTGCCTTTGGTGCTCTGCAGGCGCTCCAGGATGCTCTCCTCGATCGCTttgaggcggcgctggcccTGGGCGATGCGCTGGATGATGGAgttcttttcctcctccatGGAGCGCTGCTCGATGGACACGACCTCGCCGAGCATCTGCTCCGACAGTCCTTCCATCGTGACAGTGAAGTTGAGCAGCGTGACGCGGGTGCTGATGTCCGGCAAATACACCGGATTCGGCAGCTTGCT encodes the following:
- a CDS encoding cytosolic malate dehydrogenase, whose amino-acid sequence is MSAVKVAVTGAAGQIGYALVPLIARGVLLGPTTHVELRLLDIEPALKALAGVEAELEDCAFPLLEKVVITADPRAAFDGVAIAIMCGAFPRKAGMERKDLLEMNARIFKEQGEAIAAVAAPDCRVVVVGNPANTNALILLKSAQGKLNPRHVTAMTRLDHNRALSLLARKAGVPVSQVRNVIIWGNHSSTQVPDIDNAVIGTTPAREAIKGGALNDDFVQVVRGRGAEIIQLRGLSSAMSAAKAAVDHVHDWIHGTPEGVYVSMGVYSDGNPYDVPSGLIFSFPCTCHAGEWTVVSGKLNGDLGKQRLASTIAELQEERAQAGL